From the genome of Pseudomonas hamedanensis:
CAGGTCGATGCGTTTGTTCTGGGATTTGAGGAACGCGGCGATTGCCCGGTCGCGCTCGCTGATCTGGCGCAACAGGTGCTGCGACTCGAATTCGCTCAGGTGCAGTTCGCTGAGCAGGTTGAAGAGTGGGGAAGCATCCTGCAACACTTCCTCGCCTGCGGCTTCGGGAGCGGACAGGGGCCGAATTTCCAGTGCGATCGTGTCCTCGATACGGTAGTATTCGCGGCGATCTTCTTCATCTAATGTCGACATGGCGAACCCATGGTAGCGGCGGTGGTCTGAGTGTAAAGCTGGTTATCGACCCCCGCCACAAGGACGTTCCTTTTCCCTCCGAACAAGCCCCGACATGTTCAGACCTCTCTTCGTATTTATCGGCACGCGTTATACCCGTGCAAAGCGTCGCAATCATTTTGTGTCATTCATTTCCCTGACTTCGATGATCGGGCTCGCCCTTGGCGTGGTCGTGATGATTGTCGTGCTGTCGGTGATGAACGGCTTCGATCATGAGATGCGCACCCGCGTGCTGGGCATGGTGCCCCACGCGACCCTTGAGACTGGCGAACCGATCAATGATTGGCAGAGCCTCGCCGCCAAGGTCAAACAAAACCGGCAAGTGACGGCGGTGGCGCCGTTCACCCAGATGCAGGGCCTGCTGACCAACAACGGTCAGGTCTCCAAGGTGTTGCTCAATGCCATCGACCCTGCGCTGGAGCGCAATGTGTCGATCATCGACAACTTCATGAAGCAGGGCAAACTCGACGACCTGACGCCGGGCAGCTTCGGCATCGTCATCGGCGACAAGGCTGCGACCAAGCTGGGTGTCGGCATCGGTGACAAGGTCACCTTCGTCGCGCCGGAGGTCAGCGTGACCCCCGCCGGGATGTTCCCGCGCATGAAGCGCTTTACCGTGGTCGGGATTTTCCATGTCGGCGCCGGTGAACTCGACGGCTATCTCGGTGTGACCAACCTGCAGGACCTGGCGAAGATGCACCGCTGGAAGCCGGATCAGGTGCAGGGCCTGCGCCTGAAGTTCGACGACCTGTTCCAGGCCCCACGTGAGGCGTGGAACATCGCCCAGCAGCTCGGCGAAGACCGCTACTACGCCCGCGACTGGACTCGCACCCACGGCAATCTTTATCAGGCGATCCGCATGGAAAAAGCCATGATCGGCCTGCTGTTGCTGCTGATCGTTGCGGTGGCGGCGTTCAATATCATTTCCACCCTGGTAATGGTGGTGAACGACAAGAAGGGCGACATCGCCATTCTGCGCACACTGGGCGCGAC
Proteins encoded in this window:
- a CDS encoding lipoprotein-releasing ABC transporter permease subunit is translated as MFRPLFVFIGTRYTRAKRRNHFVSFISLTSMIGLALGVVVMIVVLSVMNGFDHEMRTRVLGMVPHATLETGEPINDWQSLAAKVKQNRQVTAVAPFTQMQGLLTNNGQVSKVLLNAIDPALERNVSIIDNFMKQGKLDDLTPGSFGIVIGDKAATKLGVGIGDKVTFVAPEVSVTPAGMFPRMKRFTVVGIFHVGAGELDGYLGVTNLQDLAKMHRWKPDQVQGLRLKFDDLFQAPREAWNIAQQLGEDRYYARDWTRTHGNLYQAIRMEKAMIGLLLLLIVAVAAFNIISTLVMVVNDKKGDIAILRTLGATPGTIMRTFMVQGTVIGVVGTAIGAVVGIFAALNVSAAISALEGLIGHKFLNADVYFIDYLPSQVQSQDVVMVCAAALVLSFLATLYPAWRAARTQPAEALRYE